The genomic segment CAGATGGCAGAATCTGAAGTGATACAGATGTTATAAAACTTGAACAGTCACCATAAATGctcttacattttctttactttccttttctttattctctttaCATTCTACACGTTCAGCATTAATGTCCATTGTTTCTTGCTCCTCTGTTTGGCTGATCTCCATAGCTGCTTCAGTAGCAGGttcctcttctgtttcctgTAGGAAAGTCTGCTTTTCATCAGTCAATCCATTGCTTTCTTCTTCCACTAGTGTGTTATCTTCAGGTTCTGAAGGCAGAGTCTCTGTAGAAAATGTCCCTGAGAGGAGACTGTCCACTTTGCTGAGAGGAAATTCGTGAAGATGATcgaaaaaatgttttggaaacCCAAAACAACTGGTAGCAGCTCTAATGGGTCCCCCTCCTGGATACATCTGAATAATGGATCCATAGCCTAGGAGAGAAAAGGGATCAAAACTACCTTGGGCtgaaacaaactgaaacaaaccCAGTTTTTGgtactgctgcctgtgctgggtgCACAGCATGACATCACACTTGTTGCCTCTCAGGCTTCTGGACTGTAACTGTCACCTCTGTCTAGTGTCTTTGAATAATTCACAATGAACCTAAATAACTGAGtctaagaaataaaaaccaagtCAAACTTTTCCTAGAATAAGCTCCAGGAAATATCATActctacttttaaaataaacatgtgAACAAGAGGAACAGCAACATTTCCAGCACTGTGAGCTGTCTGAATTCCAGTGCTTTCTGCCATTCATCTGTCTGAATTCCCTGTTTTCTGCCATTCCCTGGACTTCCCAGGTGCCTGGGAGGAATCAGCATACGAGCTCCTTACAACCTTCTGAAACAATATCATTATGTTGAgacaaaaaaatacatctatGTACAGCTATATCAACTTGAAATGTTGTAAGTTTCCTTGAAATggtgaaaaagaaatccaagaaatgtgcaaaatgcaacttttttcaactgaaaaacaAGTATCTTTCTGATTACAGGAGACAGAGTTGATTTTTAGAACTGAGGAAGTATTCTGAAATGCTGCCTTTTCAGAGACAGCTTTCTGACAAGAAAAGTCTGTTGAGAACCAGatttcatacaatcatagaatggtaggggttggaagggacctttagagatcatctagtccaatccccctgcagaagcaggttcacatagatcaggtcacataggaacgtgtccaggtgggttgtgaagacctccaaggaaggagactccacaacccctctgggcagcctgtgccagggctctgtcttatatttaagtggaactttttgttttccagcttcatcccattaccccttgtcctgttgctagctactatagaaaaaagggatgtcccaacctcctgacacccaccctttagatatttgtaaatgttagtaagatctcccctcagtctcctcttctccagactaaacaacctcagttcctgcagcctttcctcatatgaaagatgttccagttccctgatcatcttggtggccctgcactggactctctccagcacttccctgtccctcctcaggTTCAAGCAAGCCCTCAGTCTGTTCTTTACTGAAAGTGAGTTTCTTACCTCCCATTCTCTCCATCACGGCGCCCAGCACGAGGCCTGCACACGTTTCCATGACAATCATCTTGTTGCCCGCACGGATGTTTCCTAAAGTCAACATCTGAGCTAGGGTATCGTATCGCAAGTGGCTAGGAGACAGAGGGGTTTAAGAAATATCAGTTCAGTTTTCTTAAGAGTTAGGAATACTGTGTTAGCTCAGGAgcttgtaaaaa from the Colius striatus isolate bColStr4 chromosome 2, bColStr4.1.hap1, whole genome shotgun sequence genome contains:
- the TRMT6 gene encoding tRNA (adenine(58)-N(1))-methyltransferase non-catalytic subunit TRM6 isoform X2 codes for the protein MYYAREPGKINHLRYDTLAQMLTLGNIRAGNKMIVMETCAGLVLGAVMERMGGYGSIIQMYPGGGPIRAATSCFGFPKHFFDHLHEFPLSKVDSLLSGTFSTETLPSEPEDNTLVEEESNGLTDEKQTFLQETEEEPATEAAMEISQTEEQETMDINAERVECKENKEKESKENVREKQRKQWERRKKLMEAAALLGEKNADGLIVASKFHPTPLLLALLEFVAPSRPFVVYCQYKEPLLDCYTKLRERGGVINLKLSETWLRNYQVLPDRSHPKLTMSGGGGYLLSGITVVLDKGKSDSSNSEALRMEEPSSKRCKVQDLHC